A single genomic interval of Glycine max cultivar Williams 82 chromosome 3 unlocalized genomic scaffold, Glycine_max_v4.0 Gm03_scaffold_27, whole genome shotgun sequence harbors:
- the LOC100814310 gene encoding dirigent protein 19-like — MAQVFKSFPHSQNTTRPLRLVNLVRILDNPLTLGPELSSKQVGRAKGLYASVLRTELSLLMVMNFALTEGKYNGSAITIMGRNRPLMTKVREMPVIGGSGIFWVARGYALVKAHSYDP; from the coding sequence ATGGCACAGGTATTCAAATCATTCCCTCACTCCCAAAATACAACACGACCACTTCGTTTGGTTAATTTGGTGAGAATCTTAGACAACCCTTTAACCTTGGGACCCGAGTTGAGCTCCAAGCAAGTGGGGAGGGCCAAAGGGCTCTACGCGTCGGTGTTGCGGACGGAGCTTAGTCTTTTGATGGTCATGAACTTCGCCCTAACCGAAGGGAAGTACAATGGCAGCGCCATCACCATCATGGGGAGGAATAGGCCTCTCATGACCAAGGTTAGGGAGATGCCTGTGATTGGTGGTAGTGGGATTTTCTGGGTTGCTAGGGGATATGCCCTGGTAAAGGCTCATTCTTATGATCCTTAG